A part of Aquibium oceanicum genomic DNA contains:
- the livM gene encoding high-affinity branched-chain amino acid ABC transporter permease LivM, with protein sequence MAADSTGAPTSDMRPEGAQRNLEERGKAPLIVPGDDPNSTRNSVRDALVAAALTFVLGFFFLGVRSDIAPGGLALEFRWGLLFTAVAIVFVGRMLLNVLVFRTTAPLTDRMSRSFSSAGRKYSGVGTWLGRFLFAFAVILPFFFTYFFPGQDRQYIDLAILIMTYIMLGWGLNIVVGLAGLLDLGYVAFYAVGAYSFALLATHFEFIGFWTALPLAGCLAAFWGIVLGFPVLRLRGDYLAIVTLAFGEIIRVVLLNWYEFTGGPDGISGIPKPTLFGLEFSRGEGGFADFFGLEYDNIHRFIFLYYIIFILAIITNLVTLRLRKLPVGRAWEALREDEIACRSLGINTTNTKLTAFALGAMFGGIAGSFFATRQGFISPESFTFLESAIILAIVVLGGLGSQIGVVIASVVMIGGIEMLRNLGFLSNVFGAGFDPTQYRMLIFGLAMVLIMVWKPRGLVSTREPTAVLREKKRIGADMVAQGEGH encoded by the coding sequence ATGGCGGCCGACAGCACGGGCGCGCCGACCTCCGACATGCGTCCGGAGGGTGCGCAGAGGAACCTCGAGGAGCGCGGCAAGGCGCCGCTGATCGTTCCCGGCGACGACCCGAACTCGACCAGGAACTCGGTCAGGGACGCGCTCGTCGCAGCCGCGCTGACCTTCGTGCTCGGCTTCTTCTTCCTCGGCGTGCGGTCCGACATCGCTCCGGGCGGGCTCGCGCTCGAGTTCCGCTGGGGACTGCTCTTCACCGCGGTGGCGATCGTCTTCGTCGGCCGCATGCTCCTGAACGTGCTGGTCTTCCGCACCACGGCCCCGCTGACGGACCGCATGTCGCGGAGCTTCAGCAGCGCAGGGCGAAAGTATTCGGGCGTCGGCACCTGGCTCGGACGGTTCCTCTTCGCCTTCGCGGTCATCCTGCCCTTCTTCTTCACCTATTTCTTTCCTGGTCAGGACCGCCAGTACATCGACCTCGCCATCCTCATCATGACCTACATCATGCTGGGGTGGGGCCTGAACATCGTCGTGGGCCTCGCCGGCCTGCTCGATCTCGGTTATGTCGCCTTCTACGCCGTGGGCGCCTACTCCTTCGCGCTGCTGGCGACCCATTTCGAGTTCATCGGTTTCTGGACGGCGCTGCCGTTGGCCGGCTGTCTCGCGGCATTCTGGGGCATCGTCCTCGGCTTTCCGGTGCTCAGGCTGCGCGGAGACTATCTCGCCATCGTGACGCTCGCCTTCGGCGAGATCATTCGTGTCGTGCTCCTGAACTGGTACGAGTTCACCGGCGGCCCGGACGGCATTTCCGGCATTCCGAAGCCCACGCTGTTCGGCCTGGAGTTCTCGCGCGGCGAGGGCGGTTTCGCCGATTTCTTCGGCTTGGAATACGACAACATCCACCGCTTCATCTTCCTCTACTACATCATCTTCATCCTCGCGATCATCACCAACCTGGTGACCCTGCGGCTGCGCAAACTGCCGGTCGGGCGGGCATGGGAAGCGCTGCGCGAGGACGAGATCGCCTGCCGTTCGCTGGGGATCAACACGACCAACACCAAGCTGACAGCCTTCGCCCTCGGGGCGATGTTCGGCGGCATCGCCGGCTCGTTCTTCGCCACCCGGCAGGGCTTCATATCGCCGGAGAGCTTCACCTTCCTGGAATCGGCGATCATCCTAGCGATCGTGGTGCTGGGCGGGCTCGGCTCCCAGATCGGCGTCGTGATTGCCTCCGTCGTGATGATCGGCGGCATCGAGATGCTGCGCAACCTCGGCTTCCTCAGCAACGTCTTCGGCGCCGGCTTCGATCCGACGCAGTACCGCATGCTGATTTTCGGGCTAGCCATGGTGCTCATCATGGTGTGGAAGCCGCGCGGCCTCGTGTCGACCCGCGAGCCC